One Vibrio sp. CDRSL-10 TSBA genomic region harbors:
- a CDS encoding L-alanine exporter AlaE — translation MKARGPFCIRHAAADTFAMVVFCFVAGMIIEIFVSGMSFEQSLASRTLSIPVNIAIAWPYGVFRDFVLRQGKKLAEGSVMKNVADLFAYVLFQSPVYAAILYTVGASTDQIITAVASNAAISCGMGVLYGHFLDMCRRWFRVPGYYQSV, via the coding sequence ATGAAAGCACGTGGTCCTTTTTGTATCAGGCACGCGGCGGCGGACACTTTCGCTATGGTGGTGTTTTGCTTTGTTGCCGGCATGATCATCGAAATTTTTGTGTCAGGAATGAGTTTTGAACAGTCTCTGGCCTCACGAACCCTGTCGATCCCGGTTAATATCGCCATCGCCTGGCCGTACGGGGTGTTTCGTGACTTCGTACTGCGCCAGGGCAAAAAGCTTGCTGAAGGCAGCGTGATGAAGAATGTGGCCGACCTGTTCGCCTACGTGCTGTTCCAGTCACCGGTATACGCCGCAATTCTTTACACCGTGGGCGCATCGACGGATCAGATCATCACCGCCGTTGCCAGTAACGCTGCGATTTCCTGTGGCATGGGTGTACTGTACGGCCACTTCCTCGATATGTGCCGTCGCTGGTTTCGCGTGCCAGGCTACTATCAGAGTGTGTAA
- the dptF gene encoding DNA phosphorothioation-dependent restriction protein DptF yields MEFIKALSLLSKSSPFAVSTENAEHDSALVVYKDHLYIKTDIETDFEKALLKCRGGEIIFLCGSSGDGKSEILTRYSKRHRATTDFHLDATHSFSPSQTAINALDDRFSAFKSNRRPLVIGINTGMLGNYAEEGADEHNDIKSSIKQFLSGEPTPPQHSYLDFESYPKFHFSDGMSHSDFTEKFMHQLTYADFNNPFYTLYEAEKSRSGWTKLCTNFVLLGNASVQRSIVELLLKSRLMKDQFLTARSLLDFVYQILTMKGYLFDNLFTAIDNEILEQLRSFDPSATHTRDIDEFILQFGLGIEHTGYVELKGKLATLGITDISSPRSFLRAIYLLKHDERFVNHYSKQLVNSFDNRLVDRYASIWLLHRDYDGTPELRNELNKFYRESLIPAVHNYCNRNAPTLEKGTFFVSEYNGYSLATELDIKPDFPAIQTQPISRISGFDARLKIGDDTLKAIPININLFQLLEGINHGYRPNKHDKNSILQLDDVIEQIISAANNNHVLHVFSNQAKFKVVKQDSDYFEVSGI; encoded by the coding sequence ATGGAATTCATCAAGGCGTTAAGTCTACTCTCCAAATCTTCTCCGTTTGCGGTGAGTACTGAAAATGCGGAGCACGACAGTGCTTTGGTTGTGTATAAAGATCACCTGTATATCAAGACAGATATCGAAACCGATTTTGAAAAGGCACTTCTAAAATGCCGTGGTGGAGAAATCATCTTTTTGTGCGGCAGTAGCGGTGATGGAAAATCGGAAATATTGACGCGCTACAGTAAGAGGCACCGTGCAACGACTGATTTTCATCTCGATGCGACACACTCTTTCAGTCCTAGTCAAACGGCTATCAATGCATTGGACGATAGATTCTCGGCGTTTAAATCCAACCGTCGTCCCTTAGTCATTGGTATTAACACCGGTATGCTTGGTAATTATGCCGAAGAAGGGGCTGATGAGCACAATGATATCAAATCATCGATAAAGCAGTTTTTGTCGGGTGAGCCAACACCTCCGCAGCATAGCTATCTGGATTTTGAATCTTATCCAAAATTCCATTTTTCTGATGGAATGAGCCATTCTGATTTCACTGAAAAATTCATGCATCAATTAACATATGCGGATTTTAATAATCCATTTTATACCTTATATGAAGCAGAGAAATCTCGTTCAGGCTGGACGAAATTATGTACCAATTTTGTATTGCTTGGTAATGCATCGGTACAGCGTTCGATCGTTGAATTACTATTGAAGTCTCGACTAATGAAGGATCAATTCCTTACAGCTAGGTCGTTGCTCGATTTTGTTTATCAAATCTTGACTATGAAAGGCTATTTGTTTGATAACCTTTTCACTGCAATTGATAACGAAATTCTCGAACAACTGAGGAGCTTTGACCCAAGTGCTACTCACACAAGAGACATAGACGAATTCATTTTGCAGTTTGGCTTGGGTATAGAACATACTGGATATGTTGAGTTAAAAGGTAAGCTTGCCACTCTCGGAATTACAGATATCTCTTCACCACGATCATTTTTGAGAGCAATTTACCTTCTCAAACATGATGAAAGATTCGTCAATCACTATTCGAAGCAGTTAGTGAATAGTTTTGATAATCGATTAGTTGATCGGTATGCAAGCATATGGTTACTGCATCGAGATTATGATGGAACACCTGAACTTCGTAACGAGCTGAATAAATTCTACAGGGAATCGTTAATACCGGCAGTACACAACTACTGCAATAGAAATGCTCCGACTTTAGAAAAAGGTACATTCTTTGTAAGTGAGTACAATGGATATAGCCTTGCAACGGAGTTAGACATTAAGCCTGATTTCCCCGCAATTCAAACTCAACCAATATCGAGAATTAGTGGTTTTGATGCCAGGTTAAAAATTGGTGATGACACGTTGAAGGCTATTCCTATCAATATCAACCTTTTCCAACTTTTGGAAGGGATTAATCACGGTTACCGGCCAAACAAACACGATAAAAACTCAATCTTGCAACTCGATGACGTTATAGAACAGATTATCAGTGCGGCCAACAACAATCATGTTCTGCATGTTTTTTCTAATCAGGCCAAGTTTAAAGTCGTCAAACAAGATAGCGACTATTTTGAAGTCAGTGGGATTTAG
- the dptG gene encoding DNA phosphorothioation-dependent restriction protein DptG, producing the protein MNDFALPFKSDLAVTSQDVANKNTLNSFLSIRTKGNDFESDIVVGMVLSALLRKKIEGYSYDDFRNDCKGRFETKLDDARFWSVLDKMYFETEALFNISPETLLFKGQKSHSNNKTNDRFASLYISLLQELRIKEFDTKLNFLEHEILSTLNERMREAKEAAYTAKEKPYLPFLSQSFRQDLQFLSQHPKYLLSQIKPFLNIYGFVYVSQLALSLTDWRRCGEPTHKPLYFIMDHEKASQERAHVRNHGYKLFERSCYRLFPYLSMLEMLQPDANSLEKEKKIPLWELASRIERNKNQTTRERLEFFAKAFKSNRNLSNVLPDSGDALDWLEQILGLAIAQFEDTSTERPAINKKYVGEVEKYLASDFVQRRGRAGRVLVLNQDHLLLLANIAIGDRDKLRFQELIAEFRKRGIYLDKQTEIELIKFFERIGNVEKMSDSGDAVYVRKTI; encoded by the coding sequence ATGAATGATTTTGCTTTACCGTTTAAATCGGATCTTGCGGTGACCAGCCAAGATGTTGCAAACAAAAATACGTTAAACAGCTTTTTATCGATTCGAACCAAGGGGAATGATTTTGAGTCGGATATTGTCGTCGGGATGGTCCTTAGCGCGTTACTTAGGAAAAAGATCGAAGGCTACAGCTACGATGATTTCAGAAATGACTGCAAAGGTCGGTTTGAGACGAAATTAGACGACGCCCGTTTTTGGTCGGTGTTGGATAAGATGTATTTTGAAACTGAAGCACTGTTTAATATCAGCCCCGAAACCTTACTGTTCAAAGGGCAAAAATCTCATAGTAACAACAAAACCAATGACCGTTTCGCATCGCTATACATTAGTTTGCTACAAGAGCTACGGATCAAAGAATTTGATACCAAGCTTAATTTTTTAGAGCATGAAATTTTATCCACGCTGAATGAAAGAATGAGGGAAGCAAAAGAGGCTGCGTATACTGCGAAAGAAAAGCCTTACTTGCCATTTTTATCTCAGTCTTTCAGACAAGATTTACAGTTTCTTTCGCAACATCCCAAATATTTGCTCTCTCAGATTAAGCCATTTCTCAATATTTATGGATTCGTCTACGTATCTCAACTAGCGCTTTCATTAACTGATTGGCGCCGTTGTGGCGAGCCTACGCATAAACCTCTTTACTTCATCATGGATCACGAAAAAGCCAGCCAAGAAAGGGCACATGTAAGAAATCATGGTTACAAGCTATTCGAAAGAAGCTGCTATCGATTATTTCCTTATTTATCCATGTTAGAGATGCTGCAACCAGATGCCAATTCCCTTGAAAAAGAGAAGAAAATACCTCTGTGGGAACTAGCATCAAGAATCGAACGTAATAAAAACCAAACAACCAGAGAGCGGTTAGAGTTTTTTGCAAAAGCTTTTAAATCAAACCGTAATCTATCAAACGTGCTCCCTGATAGTGGAGATGCCCTGGATTGGCTGGAACAAATATTAGGTCTCGCTATCGCCCAATTTGAAGATACTTCAACCGAACGTCCAGCTATCAATAAAAAGTATGTCGGTGAAGTTGAAAAGTATTTAGCGAGTGATTTCGTTCAAAGACGTGGTCGTGCTGGCCGGGTGTTAGTCCTAAACCAAGATCATCTGCTTCTTTTAGCCAATATTGCAATTGGTGACCGGGACAAACTGCGTTTTCAGGAACTCATCGCCGAATTCCGTAAGCGCGGTATTTACCTTGATAAACAAACTGAAATTGAATTGATAAAGTTTTTTGAGCGAATTGGTAACGTTGAAAAAATGAGTGATAGTGGAGATGCAGTCTATGTCCGAAAAACAATTTGA
- the dptH gene encoding DNA phosphorothioation-dependent restriction protein DptH, whose translation MSEKQFERFLAKQFSHWAEQGIPAGFRFHFKSPDGANSQRLYNAMMEQANGRLATEQGIELPFIETALSNVIPVLHGEGEDGTYTENYISHLRDSIAGQEGVFRGCSLLVIHNSLLDTLINSADNLASKGQVWSPGRICDALKQLVDKDDKNRDVSVCLLENQFENILEDGATMFGFEALFNAVEDGDLLFHELDMFDDPLITKMGQNKKQIQGRLETNRQLYQEISFEVENFSDDLVEHLKAFSEKFVRKHFIDAEPDAWRSLELETLLQEKKNNTKAQLVLKKEELSGGELTARNRAESKAGMRDRHIIVELNPEQNEFELKLSFEGTSDLDKQQLKIQPAKVFNQKEEWVVRNSFKSAFATLKATFTGSPTYFSIVLKRDNTAESYKFSCLLVPKGMFYLGPLKNIFTLEPKKARIKLNMDENVLRINPDIQHSYHLQDTKSVIDRAAFGVVDFDALAGESDEIEFSISSGEHQLDVRVEGSLAIDSLPLPLLLNRGRYYKLFDDEYNGEFLAGKGKVALDNSEFTITATRLQLLKIEHQMVSESLLFIDSDQELKLDDICEYAPAIWQAYSELFEYLNRNRTTPSLVSWGEDLSAIVDRITGAFIEYYENIPTDGPLSDEQKRIMNIGRVCLEGDEFYSPYHPLVLAYFSNLKTQIQSDEQDTFTNIPSVTLERLSPAGLLPFSYHPHFEYAYNQQVKENAFWIRSVPQEKSTYGFIRKLVNEKIDEFQAAFSQLFEDENNSLIVNAVNLEKSEELFLGIVDYMKANLDDASSMHVNLYDQELQFNAFDQFAETVDYDVLKQWLGLDKGKVREIADTVIDLLRTRLTYSKFTNKQIEQQEQAYSHLTFFRNNSKVDCTEVDIDTMESGVAADGILSGEASQSKQGSYYTGFGLKNVDYSDKPHLRVAKLIGSLIKPALGKNVQYHGKNAVSLAVSEDFRTLLKHSYDSSIWTTIIDPKVTLDFFHSNEDVVLIHYSDQYTTSSSYDAITVTAQRHLFEKVLSQQNGGFVDEFNAFNGDWLLKMVSAPTNGHKSVEQFDKLKKERRGIIGAYKFVTSMVSQSDITWVPLSVSEMIRVSGNLGLKMSDSEFSRNVNGYRQGAISDDVLMVGLKDQTMYLLPLEVKTGAVPNYAKAIEQAKELGRYLREDILGGSGIVPQIFRSLFIRQILMQVDKYRLYKVFSEGYFDHLLAEKEQWLAGHFQLGQLANYPEGFVVSHLDSAACLDTNYTMQDDILRIELPMSLLDTLVTTPLQQLLQGQSISQICKVPEQYLLNAIEELAIPTHELSVVSERPDSGVQPQEEDELPQVAELSVNGGYIADKTSSNNLKVLFGHNTLNDQPLIWEPTNTAKFMNTNTGIIGTMGTGKTQFTKSAITQLYRNQSNNVDGQPIGMLIFDYKSDYVDDEFQQAAGAKKFKLFHLPYNPLSLFGDTPMLPVSYGSWFL comes from the coding sequence ATGTCCGAAAAACAATTTGAACGTTTCCTAGCCAAGCAATTTAGTCATTGGGCTGAACAAGGTATTCCTGCCGGATTTCGTTTTCACTTTAAATCACCAGATGGTGCGAACAGTCAACGTTTGTACAACGCCATGATGGAGCAGGCTAATGGACGTTTAGCAACAGAACAAGGTATTGAACTCCCATTTATTGAAACCGCGCTGAGTAACGTTATTCCGGTGTTGCATGGGGAGGGTGAGGATGGCACGTATACAGAAAACTACATTTCGCATCTACGAGATTCTATTGCCGGTCAAGAGGGTGTATTTCGAGGTTGTTCACTACTCGTTATTCATAATAGCTTGTTGGATACACTTATTAATTCTGCCGATAACTTGGCGAGCAAAGGCCAAGTTTGGAGCCCCGGTCGAATTTGTGATGCACTCAAGCAACTCGTTGACAAAGATGATAAAAACCGAGATGTTTCGGTATGTTTGCTTGAAAATCAATTCGAAAATATTTTAGAAGATGGTGCGACCATGTTCGGTTTTGAAGCTCTGTTCAATGCCGTTGAAGATGGGGATTTGCTGTTCCACGAACTGGATATGTTCGATGACCCGCTCATTACTAAAATGGGCCAAAATAAAAAGCAGATTCAAGGTCGACTAGAGACTAACCGGCAGTTGTATCAAGAGATCTCCTTTGAAGTGGAAAACTTTAGTGATGATCTGGTTGAGCACTTAAAGGCATTTAGCGAAAAATTCGTACGAAAACACTTTATCGATGCTGAGCCTGACGCTTGGCGTTCATTAGAGCTAGAAACGCTGCTACAAGAGAAGAAAAACAATACCAAAGCACAATTGGTTTTGAAAAAAGAAGAGTTATCGGGTGGCGAGTTGACCGCAAGAAACCGTGCTGAGTCAAAAGCCGGTATGCGTGATAGACATATCATTGTCGAACTTAACCCTGAACAAAATGAATTTGAGCTAAAACTATCCTTCGAAGGCACCAGTGATTTAGACAAGCAACAATTAAAAATTCAACCCGCCAAAGTCTTCAATCAAAAAGAAGAATGGGTGGTACGCAATTCGTTTAAGAGCGCATTTGCAACATTAAAAGCCACATTCACCGGCTCACCAACCTATTTTTCGATTGTATTGAAACGTGACAATACAGCGGAAAGCTACAAGTTCAGTTGCTTACTTGTGCCAAAGGGAATGTTTTATCTGGGACCACTAAAAAATATTTTCACGCTTGAGCCGAAAAAGGCTCGTATAAAACTCAACATGGATGAGAACGTGCTGCGAATCAATCCTGATATCCAACACTCTTATCATTTGCAAGATACTAAATCAGTTATTGATAGGGCTGCATTTGGGGTTGTGGATTTTGATGCGTTAGCTGGAGAGTCCGACGAGATAGAGTTCTCTATTTCATCGGGTGAACATCAACTCGATGTTCGTGTTGAGGGAAGCTTAGCAATAGATTCCTTACCATTGCCACTTCTACTGAATCGAGGTCGCTACTACAAGTTGTTTGATGATGAATACAACGGCGAGTTTTTAGCGGGCAAAGGCAAAGTTGCTCTGGATAATAGTGAATTTACCATAACAGCGACTCGTTTGCAGTTACTCAAGATTGAACATCAGATGGTAAGCGAATCACTGTTGTTTATCGACAGTGACCAGGAGTTGAAGCTCGATGACATTTGTGAATATGCGCCGGCGATTTGGCAAGCGTATAGTGAGTTATTTGAATACCTAAATAGAAATCGAACGACTCCTTCACTTGTCTCTTGGGGCGAAGATCTTTCGGCAATTGTTGACCGTATTACAGGCGCATTCATTGAATACTACGAAAATATACCAACTGATGGTCCTCTTTCCGATGAACAGAAAAGGATTATGAACATAGGGCGTGTATGTTTGGAGGGGGATGAATTCTATTCGCCTTATCACCCGTTAGTTCTAGCGTACTTCTCCAACTTGAAAACTCAGATTCAATCAGATGAACAAGATACATTTACCAATATTCCGTCAGTGACTTTGGAGCGCTTATCTCCAGCCGGATTGTTACCGTTTAGCTATCACCCTCATTTTGAGTATGCCTACAACCAACAGGTAAAAGAAAATGCCTTTTGGATTCGCAGTGTTCCCCAAGAAAAAAGCACCTATGGTTTCATCCGTAAACTTGTGAATGAAAAAATTGATGAGTTTCAAGCGGCATTTAGTCAACTATTTGAAGATGAAAATAACAGTTTAATTGTGAATGCCGTGAACCTCGAGAAAAGTGAAGAGCTTTTCTTGGGCATTGTTGATTATATGAAGGCTAACTTGGATGATGCTTCATCTATGCACGTCAATTTGTATGACCAAGAATTGCAGTTTAATGCGTTTGACCAGTTTGCAGAGACCGTTGACTATGACGTACTCAAGCAGTGGTTGGGTTTAGACAAGGGAAAAGTTCGAGAGATAGCGGATACGGTCATTGACCTTCTCCGGACGCGATTAACCTACAGTAAGTTCACTAACAAACAAATTGAACAACAGGAACAGGCTTATTCGCACCTTACCTTTTTCCGGAATAACAGCAAAGTAGATTGTACTGAAGTCGATATTGATACAATGGAATCGGGCGTTGCTGCTGATGGCATTTTATCTGGTGAAGCTTCTCAAAGTAAGCAAGGTTCTTATTACACCGGCTTTGGTTTGAAGAATGTCGATTATAGTGATAAGCCTCATCTTAGAGTTGCAAAATTAATAGGGTCCTTGATTAAGCCTGCTTTGGGTAAAAACGTCCAATATCACGGGAAAAATGCCGTTTCCTTAGCGGTAAGTGAAGATTTCAGAACACTACTAAAACATTCGTACGATAGCTCGATCTGGACCACGATCATTGATCCTAAAGTGACGCTTGATTTCTTCCATAGTAATGAGGATGTGGTATTAATTCACTATTCCGATCAGTACACCACGTCATCCAGTTACGATGCGATCACCGTTACGGCACAACGTCACCTGTTTGAAAAAGTGTTGTCTCAGCAAAATGGCGGTTTTGTCGACGAGTTCAATGCGTTTAATGGTGACTGGCTACTTAAAATGGTCAGTGCACCAACTAATGGCCATAAATCGGTTGAGCAGTTTGACAAGCTTAAAAAAGAGCGTCGTGGAATTATTGGCGCCTATAAGTTTGTAACCAGTATGGTGAGCCAATCGGATATCACCTGGGTTCCACTGTCCGTCTCTGAAATGATCCGAGTTTCCGGGAATTTAGGCCTGAAAATGTCAGACAGCGAATTTTCGCGCAATGTTAATGGCTATCGACAAGGTGCAATTTCAGATGACGTACTTATGGTTGGTTTAAAAGACCAAACCATGTACCTACTGCCTTTAGAGGTTAAAACCGGAGCAGTCCCTAATTACGCTAAAGCAATTGAGCAAGCAAAAGAGTTAGGTCGCTATTTACGAGAAGATATTTTAGGTGGTTCGGGGATTGTTCCTCAAATATTTCGTAGCCTGTTCATTCGCCAGATCTTAATGCAAGTCGATAAGTACCGCCTATACAAAGTATTTAGTGAAGGCTACTTTGACCATCTGCTAGCAGAAAAAGAGCAATGGTTAGCTGGCCATTTTCAATTGGGGCAATTAGCCAATTACCCAGAAGGCTTCGTGGTCAGTCATTTGGATTCTGCTGCATGTTTGGATACCAACTATACAATGCAGGATGACATCCTCAGGATTGAGCTGCCAATGTCGTTGCTCGATACATTGGTTACAACGCCGCTTCAGCAGTTGTTACAAGGCCAATCAATTAGTCAGATCTGCAAAGTGCCAGAACAGTATCTGTTAAATGCCATTGAGGAGCTCGCTATACCAACACACGAACTTAGTGTTGTTAGTGAACGGCCTGATTCTGGTGTTCAACCTCAAGAGGAAGATGAACTGCCTCAAGTCGCAGAGTTGAGTGTGAATGGTGGCTATATCGCGGATAAAACAAGCTCAAATAACCTAAAAGTCTTGTTTGGTCATAATACACTAAATGATCAGCCTCTGATTTGGGAGCCAACCAACACCGCCAAATTTATGAATACCAATACTGGCATTATTGGCACCATGGGGACGGGAAAAACGCAGTTTACTAAATCGGCGATCACTCAGTTATACCGTAATCAGTCCAATAATGTGGATGGGCAACCAATCGGTATGCTGATCTTTGACTACAAGTCAGATTATGTTGATGACGAGTTTCAGCAAGCTGCAGGTGCAAAGAAGTTTAAATTATTCCACTTGCCTTACAACCCATTGAGTTTGTTTGGTGATACACCAATGCTTCCAGTTTCATACGGCTCGTGGTTTCTCTGA
- a CDS encoding DGQHR domain-containing protein, with translation MSFFVGKMKAQDLLDISYSDVRRLENEERDVEKYLGIQRPLKKNRVKEINSYINTVDATFPNSVILSIDIENIYWNGDELVIEYDEDEKNNIAKVLDGQHRLAGFDSNNTKFIDYEGNKKDFEVLVTIFVNADMAVQAKVFSMVNQNQTKVNKSLVFDLESLAQSRSPWKTCHSIAAYVNEKDGSPFFHRIKRLGVKTYLDEFQPLTQAAFVDNLVKLITPNAQIDRNIILGKDKGFLGFASKKMPHMDTDSLYKFPFRKSFVDDEDEVILRTVYRYFEAVESVWGVAWNKNNSSSVLNKTVGLISMLRLLGFILSTLLLDDKIDFKFEISKNEFEDLLISSGIENEYFCSLDATSKTSVAMYNEVREKINLSNFRTR, from the coding sequence GTGAGTTTCTTCGTCGGGAAAATGAAAGCACAAGATTTGTTAGATATATCCTATTCTGATGTTAGACGTCTTGAAAATGAAGAAAGAGATGTTGAAAAGTATTTGGGTATTCAAAGGCCATTGAAGAAAAACAGAGTCAAAGAAATTAATTCCTATATTAATACTGTTGATGCTACTTTTCCTAATTCAGTCATATTGTCTATAGATATTGAAAATATATATTGGAATGGTGATGAGCTAGTCATCGAATATGACGAGGATGAAAAAAATAATATTGCTAAAGTATTAGATGGACAACATAGACTTGCCGGTTTTGACTCAAATAATACAAAATTTATAGATTATGAAGGAAATAAGAAAGATTTCGAAGTATTAGTAACTATCTTTGTAAACGCAGATATGGCTGTACAAGCAAAAGTATTTTCAATGGTTAACCAAAACCAAACTAAAGTTAATAAAAGCTTAGTTTTTGACTTGGAGTCTTTAGCTCAATCAAGAAGTCCTTGGAAAACCTGTCATAGTATTGCCGCTTATGTAAATGAAAAAGATGGCTCTCCTTTCTTCCATAGAATAAAACGGCTGGGGGTAAAGACATATTTAGATGAGTTTCAACCATTAACACAGGCGGCATTTGTTGATAATTTGGTTAAGTTGATCACGCCTAATGCCCAGATTGATAGAAATATAATTTTAGGTAAAGATAAAGGATTTTTAGGCTTTGCTAGTAAAAAGATGCCTCATATGGATACTGATAGTTTATATAAGTTTCCATTTAGAAAATCGTTTGTTGACGATGAAGATGAAGTGATTTTACGTACTGTATATAGATATTTTGAAGCAGTAGAAAGTGTCTGGGGTGTCGCGTGGAATAAAAATAATAGTAGCTCGGTATTAAATAAAACTGTTGGTCTGATATCAATGCTGCGATTGCTGGGTTTTATTTTGAGTACTTTGCTTTTAGACGATAAGATTGATTTTAAATTTGAAATATCTAAAAATGAATTTGAAGATTTACTAATTTCATCTGGTATTGAGAATGAATACTTCTGTTCATTAGATGCGACGTCTAAGACTAGTGTCGCGATGTACAATGAGGTAAGAGAAAAAATAAACCTATCAAATTTTAGAACACGATAA
- the dndE gene encoding DNA sulfur modification protein DndE → MLPNRMNLTRSTEEQLKKLKGYTGITPNVSARIAFFRSIESDFRYTGEEAKLDGPLVLDKFTWLGETADVTEMMLKLYYPDLDSKQHQQAWAAHVEDGIASVRNHRNTLCFTKAL, encoded by the coding sequence ATGCTACCAAACCGTATGAACTTAACCCGTTCGACCGAAGAGCAACTTAAAAAGCTAAAAGGCTACACTGGGATTACACCAAACGTTTCTGCTCGTATCGCATTCTTTCGATCAATTGAGAGTGATTTTAGATACACGGGTGAAGAGGCCAAGTTAGATGGTCCATTAGTATTGGATAAATTTACTTGGCTTGGTGAAACCGCTGATGTAACCGAAATGATGTTAAAGTTGTATTATCCTGATTTAGATAGCAAGCAGCACCAACAGGCATGGGCTGCTCATGTTGAGGATGGGATAGCTTCTGTTAGGAATCATAGAAATACGCTTTGTTTTACCAAAGCGCTATAA